One Catharus ustulatus isolate bCatUst1 chromosome 2, bCatUst1.pri.v2, whole genome shotgun sequence genomic window carries:
- the LPAR6 gene encoding lysophosphatidic acid receptor 6, which translates to MVSSNCSTEDSFKYTLYGCIFSMVFVLGLIANCVAIYIFTCTLKVRNETTTYMLNLAISDLLFVFTLPFRIYYFVTRNWPFGDILCKISVTLFYTNMYGSILFLTCISVDRFLAIVHPFRSKTLRTKRNAKIVCVAVWITVLAGSTPASFFQSTNRRNNTEQRTCFENFSEDTWKTYLSRIVIFIETVGFFIPLILNVTCSTMVLRTLNKPLTLSRNKVSKKKVLKMIFVHLVIFCFCFVPYNVTLILYSLMRTQTWVNCSVVTAVRTMYPITLCIAVSNCCFDPIVYYFTSDTIQNSIKKSRSTRPRDVSFSERPVSESFIQHSLQTIKMKIFDSDSTI; encoded by the coding sequence ATGGTAAGCTCTAATTGTTCCACTGAGGACTCCTTTAAATATACTTTGTATGGGTGTATCTTTAGCATGGTGTTTGTTCTCGGCCTCATAGCGAACTGTGTAGCGATCTACATTTTCACTTGTACTTTAAAAGTGCGAAATGAGACTACAACTTACATGCTTAATTTAGCCATATCAGATCTGCTTTTCGTGTTTACATTACCCTTCAGGATTTATTACTTTGTAACCAGAAACTGGCCATTTGGAGACATTCTCTGCAAGATTTCTGTCACCCTCTTTTACACAAATATGTACGGGAGCATTTTGTTTCTGACTTGCATCAGCGTGGATCGCTTTTTAGCTATAGTACACCCCTTCCGATCCAAGACTCTCCGGACCAAAAGGAATGCAAAGATTGTCTGTGTCGCAGTGTGGATAACCGTGCTAGCAGGCAGCACACCAGCAAGCTTTTTCCAGTCCACAAACCGCCGGAACAATACAGAGCAAAGGACGTGCTTTGAAAACTTCTCAGAGGACACATGGAAAACCTACCTATCCCGGATTGTCATCTTCATTGaaactgttgggttttttatccCGCTCATCCTGAACGTGACCTGCTCCACCATGGTCCTCCGGACTTTGAATAAACCGCTTACATTAAGTCGGAATAAAGTAAGCAAGAAAAAGGTACTCAAAATGATTTTTGTCCATTTGGTGATATTCTGCTTCTGCTTCGTGCCTTATAACGTTACCTTAATACTTTACTCCCTTATGAGAACACAGACCTGGGTCAACTGCTCAGTGGTGACTGCAGTCAGGACTATGTACCCCATCACTCTGTGCATTGCTGTTTCAAACTGCTGTTTTGACCCCATAGTCTATTACTTCACATCAGATACCAttcaaaattccattaaaaagaGTCGGTCCACCAGACCGCGGGACGTGAGTTTCTCTGAAAGGCCAGTTTCAGAAAGCTTCATTCAACACAGCCTTCAGaccataaaaatgaaaatatttgacaGTGACTCTACAATATGA